A segment of the Panacibacter ginsenosidivorans genome:
GTGAGCATACGATTCCAGGAAGCCGCACACCGAACAACGGAAGGTACCTACTGGAACGCACTTTTCCTCTGGTACTTTCGTAACAGTCCAGAAAGCTTTATCCGGTGCTCCTTCAACCCAGTTGATGACACGACGCAAGCCCCCATCCGCCCGGTCGAAGATGAACCCCTGCACCATCTCTCCGTTGCACTTGGGGCACTGAATGGCTTTCGTATTCATGCTCAAACCTCCTGAAAAGGAATTGGAAGAAGTTGTCATACGCTGAATATATTATTCTACTGCCAATATTGGCATTACTAACTCAAATCTACAATAAATTACATCAATTTTTTCGTGAAGAAAAATTGGATAATAGGCAATTTGAATATATATCACGGTAAGATACAGTATGGCTTGTCAAATTTGAAGTAGGATAAAAGAACTTGTATATTACCGTGAGGAGTTCAAAGCTTTTAGACCTGGTCGGGGAAGATATAGGCACAACCCATTTAAGCTTGTTGCCCTCAATGGTTACACATACCCTAAGCAGATTTTTTGCACGGAACTTGTCCCATTATCAAACTACAAATATGTGAAGCTAATAAAGATTTGCTTTTTCAGCCCGCTGATGAACTAATGTACAACGCCGATTGAAGAACCCTGCATTGGCTGATTGTCGTTGCAATATAGCGGCTAACGAGTGCCGGTTTGCTGCCGGAGCGGCATTCTGCGTTCCGTTAGCCCAAATATATAACTAAAGGTTCATTAGAATTACTGATGTTCAGCCGAGATTCGTCAGCCGCTATGGTAGCAAACCTTTTGTTGCCTGTAGTTATTTGTCCAAGCGTGCTGCTGTTGCTTTACTATCTGTATTATATCAATCTTCTTCATTTGTGTCAAATCCAAGATTTTTGAGCCACGTTCTGTTAGTGGCTGGCGTTTCTTCCACCCTGTTGGTTAAATTTCATTCATTTCGTTTACCAATGTTTCGATCAATATTTTAGCGTCCCGGTGTTTTAATAATGAAGCAGATTGTCCTGCCCAGTATGATTTGAAGTCAGGATTTGAATTGGTAGTTGCTGGATATGCCTTTAAGAAGCCCATAAATTTACTTTGTAATGGATAAGGTGCTAAAAGTTTTTCATACGCTTTCAAATCTTCCGTTAGCCTGTTTTTTATCCCTCTTGATAGTCGCCCTGTAAACACTTTTGTAAGTGTTGTATATTTTGCGTCTGGTGTAAATAACTTGTCTTTATGGTCTTGTGAGGCATTAGATTGATTCGTTGCCAAAAAAGCAGTTCCCATTTGTACAGCATCGGCACCTAAAGCCAATGCTGCTTTGATTCCTCTTGCATCTGCAATACCACCTGCTGCAATTATTGGAATTTTTACACTGTCAGCCACCTGTGGAATTAATGCAAAAGTTCCTGTCAATGATTCTTCGGCTGTTCGTAAAAAAGAAACTCTGTGTCCTCCTGCTTCCATTCCTGTAGCCACTATGGCATCAACACCTGCATGTTGTAATGCAATGGCTTCGTCAACTGTAGTAGCCGTTCCCACAGTTTTTATGCCCAATGATTTACAATTTTCTAAAATCGAAGTATTAGGAATACCATATACAAAACTAAAAACAGCAGGTTTTGCCTCAAATATTGCTTCAATTTGTTCTTCAAATTTTGCGCCCAAATTAGTTGGTCTTTCAGGAATGGATACACCAAGTTCGTTGAAGTAAGGTTTAAATAATTCGGTTAGTTTTTTATAGTCTTCATCACCAAATGTTGCCAATCGGCTGTCCCTGTCATTTACCCATAAATTGATATTGAAAGGCTTGTTGGTATGCTTTCTAATTTCTTTGCAAGTCTGAATAATTTCATTTGTAGAAAATGGTTGCCCTCCAAATGAACCCAAACAACCTGCATTTGCAACAGTAGTTGTTAACTCAACTGATGACAAACCTCCTCCAAACGGACCTTGCACAATTGGATACTCAATACTCAAAAGCTTTGTAAACTTCGTTTTATTCCACATTTTCCTTTAGTTATTTTGAGAAGATAAATTTGCAAAAAATGAAAGCGATGTGCTTGTTGCACTTGCTGCAACAATTGCCTTCATAGCACTTCGCCTTTCATTAAATTACTTTTTTAGTTTATCAAATAGTTTTTTTGCTACTTCATTTGATGATTGAGGATTTTGTCCTGTAAGTAATAATCCATCTTCCAAAACATACGATGACCAATCAGCACCTTTTTTATAAATAGCACCTCTTGATTTTAATTTGTCTTCTAAGGAAAACGGGACAACTTTAGTTAGTTGCACTGCTTCTTCTTCGGTGTTGCAAAAACTTGTAAGGTTTTTCCCTGCAATTAAATAGTCCCCATTGTTCAGTTTAACATTTACTAAAGCTGCTGAACCGTGGCAAACAAATGCAATTGGTTTGTCGTGGTTGTAAAATGATTTTATTAAAGCAATAGAATTTTCGTCATTTGCTAAATCCCACATCGGCCCGTGACCGCCAGGATAGAAAATAGCGTCAAAGTTTTTTTGGCTAACAGAAGATAACTTTACAGTATTGCTTAATAATTTTTGAGCAACTGCATCATTAAAATATCTTTTGGTAGCATCTGTTTGAAAACCTGGTTCGTTACTCTTTGGGTCTATTGGTGCTTGTCCGCCATTGGGAGTAGCAACAGTTACTTCAATATTTTTATCGGTAAAGAAATAATATGGAGTTGCAAATTCTTCAATCCAAAACCCCGTTTTTTTACCAGTATTACCTAACTGGTCGTGTGATGTAAGTACAAAGAGAATTTTTACTTTCTTATTTGTTTGTGCAAATGTTGATACAGAACTTAAAGTTAAAACAGCACCAGCTATTATGTATGTTACTAAACTTTTCATTTTACATTTATTTTTTGTTATTGAATTAATTTGATTTTTGAGCAATGAGTTTAAATTGAAGTACAAAGTCGTCGTATATAAGACCGTCTCCTAAATTTTGTAAAAACTTGCCCGAACCATAACGGATATTATACAGTGTTCTGTCAATTACAACTTCGCCGAGTGAATGCAAAGTGTTTGTAAATATTTCAATAGAAGATATAAAACTGATTGGGTGTGAAATGTCTTTGATAGTGAGATTGCCATCAATTTTAAATTTGTTGGTTTCGGTTTTGCTTGAACCAGTTAAAGTTAGTTTAGCAGTTTTAAATTTATCAACCGAGAAAAAATCATCGTTTAATAAGTGTGCTAAAAAATCCTGGTTAGTCTTTTTGTCTTCAATGTCGGTAATCACAATTGAAGTCATATCTATTTGGATTTCTCCGCCTAAAATTGTGTTGTCTATAATTTCAATAGAGCCATTAGCGATATTGATGCTTCCTGTATGTAACCCTAAAACTTTTTTGCCAGTCCAGTTTACAGTACT
Coding sequences within it:
- a CDS encoding PF20097 family protein, whose amino-acid sequence is MTTSSNSFSGGLSMNTKAIQCPKCNGEMVQGFIFDRADGGLRRVINWVEGAPDKAFWTVTKVPEEKCVPVGTFRCSVCGFLESYAHTEFAAK
- a CDS encoding NAD(P)H-dependent flavin oxidoreductase, with product MWNKTKFTKLLSIEYPIVQGPFGGGLSSVELTTTVANAGCLGSFGGQPFSTNEIIQTCKEIRKHTNKPFNINLWVNDRDSRLATFGDEDYKKLTELFKPYFNELGVSIPERPTNLGAKFEEQIEAIFEAKPAVFSFVYGIPNTSILENCKSLGIKTVGTATTVDEAIALQHAGVDAIVATGMEAGGHRVSFLRTAEESLTGTFALIPQVADSVKIPIIAAGGIADARGIKAALALGADAVQMGTAFLATNQSNASQDHKDKLFTPDAKYTTLTKVFTGRLSRGIKNRLTEDLKAYEKLLAPYPLQSKFMGFLKAYPATTNSNPDFKSYWAGQSASLLKHRDAKILIETLVNEMNEI
- a CDS encoding type 1 glutamine amidotransferase domain-containing protein, whose protein sequence is MKSLVTYIIAGAVLTLSSVSTFAQTNKKVKILFVLTSHDQLGNTGKKTGFWIEEFATPYYFFTDKNIEVTVATPNGGQAPIDPKSNEPGFQTDATKRYFNDAVAQKLLSNTVKLSSVSQKNFDAIFYPGGHGPMWDLANDENSIALIKSFYNHDKPIAFVCHGSAALVNVKLNNGDYLIAGKNLTSFCNTEEEAVQLTKVVPFSLEDKLKSRGAIYKKGADWSSYVLEDGLLLTGQNPQSSNEVAKKLFDKLKK
- a CDS encoding YceI family protein; the encoded protein is MAKFQIQQASSTVNWTGKKVLGLHTGSINIANGSIEIIDNTILGGEIQIDMTSIVITDIEDKKTNQDFLAHLLNDDFFSVDKFKTAKLTLTGSSKTETNKFKIDGNLTIKDISHPISFISSIEIFTNTLHSLGEVVIDRTLYNIRYGSGKFLQNLGDGLIYDDFVLQFKLIAQKSN